From the Arctopsyche grandis isolate Sample6627 chromosome 11, ASM5162203v2, whole genome shotgun sequence genome, one window contains:
- the Lrch gene encoding leucine-rich-repeats and calponin homology domain protein isoform X1: MAACAGGAAVATTTTTANINININTNGNSNGNGNAHIRSQMSRSLDRILDEAAASGHLRLSGRKLKDFPNTGKYHLADTVLADLSKNRFGEIPDEVTAFYFLERLLLYHNAIRSVPDTVGMLQSLSYLDLSHNQLSEVPRELCQLPLQVLLLSNNRLTSLPKEIGKMSILAELDASNNQISQLPMTIGDIPNLKALNLRNNQLGLLPLQITYLQLEILDISCNCISSLPLELRHMTSLVNFKLEHNPLVSPPATVCVRGRIHIFKYLENQANKDGFQKRGDDTRRSAKQSNLNNLSHNITHTQSPSSFVVDGLRHKVRYNVDSGYSTSDGGEKRWSSDGLVVEENATMPIILGSQSSGRSTPSTPSTISPGPAHLSRAHSLSAETPPTTPTLGSRISPDGNNMSNGDDKTKSISHQQTYRQYKEALRQQRQQDVYRPRNEQTSPPSTTPTPTNNHSYSTPHSPVANGYHHRSVVSSNPSLPSAVAQNSPTNTLSSNHSTPKKFLTPSNILYQPGTYSENSNQINNTLHKNDDASMNRKPVQKVVPSRSTNKPFTPTAIPVSNSNNSLSPILSNGNLNSENTTRLSENRNYDGSYMKPVSPIKGSSSFMTHNNVPSSKSNSLGRNYKTSPTDTNPTDQNGSPKLLTTTVGFVNNSTPGLGNNTSRINWNKDSPPDKLSFTMKREFDRAKEESELIQQLRSIIENRLKMSLPRDIAPALSDGVVLCHLANHVCPRSVASVHVPSAAQPKLTMARCRRNVDNFLEACRRIGVEEDAVCQPHDILSQEPVSQDVGTFERTAAIFKTVNALLKLRTTAAHATLNYEATPLTQDDTASSNANENYQVSMLSNEIHQSETTTVIDDNDNCFDKSNDVSDHVSYFNHKNIANKSIQRSRYAEDRCISNFNMIADENTAIENNANETSNLQNNNGYADKNLNKESLYCTNYSMYSKVEDKINVVVPLMNENLNSTSSKGQGYDVSSSDVVRVSDRINYFNSKRTAMNLDIKNNLNTIQNESVNFMYQTKEYDKMVSRFCIIFFLSSLIFLYIFPLPN; this comes from the exons ATCTCTCAAAGAACCGATTCGGCGAAATACCAGACGAAGTGACAGCTTTTTATTTCCTAGAACGACTACTGCTTTACCACAACGCCATTAGAAGTGTTCCTGACACTGTCGGAATGTTGCAGTCCCTCAGCTATCTTGATCTCAG tcaTAATCAGCTTTCTGAAGTCCCTCGAGAGCTGTGTCAACTACCTCttcaagtattattattatcgaatAACAGATTGACGTCACTACCCAAGGAGATTGGCAAAATGTCGATATTGGCTGAATTAGACGCGAGCAACAATCAAATTTCACAACTTCCCATGACCATCGGCGATATTCCAAATCTCAAAGCTCTAAATTTGAGAAACAACCAGCTCGGATTATTACCTCTAC AGATAACTTATCTTCAACTTGAAATATTGGATATTAGTTGTAATTGTATTTCTTCTCTTCCTTTGGAATTACGACACATGACCAGTCTTGTTAATTTTAAACTAGAACACAATCCTCTAGTTTCTCCTCCGGCTACG GTGTGCGTTCGTGGACgtatacacatttttaaatatctcgAAAATCAAGCAAATAAGGACGGTTTCCAAAAGCGTGGAGACGATACTAGAAGATCGGCAAAACAAAGTAATCTCAATAACTTATCACACAATATAACTCATACCCAATCACCTAGTTCATTCGTAGTCGACGGTTTGAGGCATAAAGTTCGTTATAATGTAGATAGCGGTTATAGCACCAGTGACGGTGGTGAAAAACGATGGTCTTCCGATGGATTAG TCGTCGAGGAAAACGCTACTATGCCGATTATATTAGGCTCTCAAAGCAGTGGTCGATCAACTCCGTCTACGCCGTCGACGATATCTCCTGGACCGGCACATTTATCTCGGGCGCACAGTCTTTCGGCTGAAACACCACCGACAACTCCGACACTCGG ATCTCGTATATCCCCCGATGGTAATAATATGTCAAACGGAGATGATAAAACCAAATCAATTAGCCATCAACAAACATATAG gCAATATAAGGAAGCTCTACGTCAGCAGAGACAACAAGACGTTTATAGACCTCGCAATGAACAAACTTCTCCGCCATCGACGACTCCAACCCCCACTAATAACCATTCATATTCAACTCCACACTCTCCGGTCGCTAACGGATACCATCATAGAAGCGTCGTTTCTTCAAATCCATCACTACCTTCAGCGGTGGCACAGAATTCTCCAACAAACACTCTGTCTTCCAATCATTCCACACCCAAAAAATTCCTCACCCCATCGAACATTTTATACCAACCAGGCACTTATTCCGAAAACTCCAATCAAATCAATAATACCTTGCATAAAAATGACGATGCGTCGATGAATAGGAAGCCCGTTCAGAAAGTGGTGCCTTCGAGGAGTACGAATAAGCCTTTTACTCCGACGGCCATACCCGTATCAAACAGCAACAATTCTTTATCGCCAATTCTCAGCAACGGCAATCTCAACTCTGAAAACACGACACGCTTAAGCGAGAATCGGAACTATGACGGATCTTATATGAAACCCGTGTCTCCTATAAAAGGTTCGAGCAGTTTCATGACACACAACAACGTACCCTCGAGTAAATCCAATTCGCTTGGGAGAAACTATAAAACATCACCGACTGATACAAATCCAACAGATCAAAACGGTTCACCCAAACTGTTGACCACGACTGTAGGCTTTGTAAATAATTCTACGCCCGGCTTAGGAAACAACACCAGTCGGATTAACTGGAACAAAGATTCACCGCCGGATAAATTGAGCTTCACCATGAAGAGAGAGTTCGACAGAGCCAAAGAGGAATCGGAACTAATTCAACAACTGAGAAGT ATTATTGAAAACCGATTGAAAATGTCTCTTCCACGTGATATTGCTCCGGCGTTATCTGATGGTGTCGTACTCTGTCATCTTGCTAATCATGTATGCCCTCGATCTGTTGCTTCGGTCCACGTTCCATCAGCTGCTCAG CCGAAACTAACCATGGCAAGATGTAGAAGAAATGTTGATAATTTCCTAGAAGCCTGTCGAAGGATTGGAGTTGAAGAG GATGCAGTTTGTCAGCCACATGACATCTTGTCACAGGAACCAGTTTCCCAAGACGTGGGTACTTTTGAGAGAACGGCGGCCATCTTTAAGACAGTCAATGCACTACTAAAGCTCAGGACAACTGCAGCACACGCCACTCTAAATTATGAAGCCACCCCTTTAACGCAAGACGACACCGCTTCGAGTAACGCTAACGAGAACTATCAAGTGTCGATGCTTTCTAACGAAATCCACCAGTCCGAAACGACCACGGTAATAGACGATAACGACAATTGCTTCGACAAAAGCAACGACGTCTCTGACCACGTGTCCTACTTCAATCACAAGAACATTGCGAACAAATCGATCCAGCGCAGTCGATATGCTGAAGACCGCTGCATCAGCAATTTCAATATGATCGCCGATGAGAACACAGCGATCGAAAACAATGCGAATGAAACGTCCAATTTGCAAAATAACAATGGCTATGCCGATAAGAACCTTAATAAAGAGTCTCTCTATTGCACTAATTATTCTATGTATTCCAAAGTCGAGGATAAGATAAATGTTGTTGTGCCGTTGATGAATGAAAATCTTAATTCGACCAGTTCGAAAGGCCAAGGTTACGATGTTTCGTCTTCTGACGTGGTTCGAGTCAGCGATAGGATTAATTATTTCAACAGCAAACGAACGGCCATGAATTTGGACATCAAGAACAATTTGAatactattcaaaatgaaaGCGTAAATTTTATGTATCAAACAAAAGAATACGATAAAATGGTTTCTCGGTTTTGCATCATCTTCTTTTTATCGTCACTTATATTTCTGTACATCTTTCCATTACCGAACtaa